In Lotus japonicus ecotype B-129 chromosome 5, LjGifu_v1.2, one genomic interval encodes:
- the LOC130719220 gene encoding uncharacterized protein LOC130719220 produces MPKQMVRNSPREATWAKPFRLAYGQEAVLPAEVYLQSCRIQRQEEIPNEDYWSMMLDELVNLDEEILLALDVLTRQKDRIAKAYNKKVRSRSFLADDYVWKVILPMDKKDRTYGKWAPSWEGPFKVEKVLSNNAYSIKELNGQNRRVTINGKYLKTYKPMLHEVRVE; encoded by the exons ATGCCCAAGCAAATGGTTAG GAACTCGCCAAGGGAAGCCACATGGGCAAAACCTTTTCGACTAGCGTATGGTCAGGAAGCGGTGTTACCAGCAGAAGTCTACTTACAATCTTGcagaattcaaagacaagaagaGATTCCTAATGAAGACTATTGGAGCATGATGTTGGATGAATTGGtaaatctcgacgaagaaataCTCTTGGCCCTAGACgtcttaaccaggcaaaaggatcgcatcgCGAAAGCATACAACAAGAAGGTTAGAAGTCGATCTTTCCTCGCCGATGATTACGTGTGGAAAGTTATTTTGCCTATGGATAAGAAAGACAGGACTTATGGCAAATGGGCCCCAAGTTGGGAAGGTCCATTCAAGGTCGAGAAAGTGCTTTCtaacaacgcttattcgattaaagaGCTAAATGGCCAAAATCGACGTGTAACAATAAATGGAAAATACTTGAAAACATACAAACCAATGTTACACGAAGTTAGAGTCGAATAA
- the LOC130719221 gene encoding uncharacterized protein LOC130719221: MRLYISATDETIGSMLAQEDENGIERAIFYLSRVLNDAETRYTMIEKLCLCLYFSCTKLKYYIKPIDVMVFSHFDIIKHMLSKPILHSRIGKWSLALTEYSLTYVPLKAIKGQAVADFLADHTLPREITYVGMQPWKLFFDGSSHREGSGIGMFIVSPQGIPTKFMFRIRESCSNNETEYEALISGLEILLALGARNVIIKGDSELVIKQLTKEYKCVSENFAKYYVKATGLLANFDQAGIGHIPRISNQEANELAQIASGYMVDKNILKELVRIKEKLNPLDLDIMVIDNLTPSDWRKPIVDYLQNPVRTTEMLE, encoded by the coding sequence ATGAGGTTGTACATTTCAGctacagatgaaaccattggaagcatgcTAGCTCAAGAGGATGAAAATGGCatcgaaagagccatattttatttaagtcgCGTTTTAAATGATGCtgaaactcgatacactatgatcgagaagTTGTGTCTGTGTTTGTATTTCTCTTGTaccaagctgaaatattatataaagccaattgatgtaatggttttcTCTCATTTCGATATAATAAaacacatgttatccaaacctattttgcatagtcgaattggtaaatggtctTTAGCTTTAACCGAGTATTCACTTACATATGTCCCTCTAAAagcaattaaggggcaagcaGTAGCAGATTTCTTAGCAGACCACACTCTGCCTAGGGAAATAACCTATGTAGGAATGCAACCTTGGAAACTGTTCTTCGATGGCTCAAGCCATAGAGAGGGATCAGGAATtgggatgttcatagtatccccacAAGGCATCCCTACTAAGTTCATGTTTCGAATTAGAGAAAGTTGCTCTAATAACGAAACTGAATACGAAGCCTTAATCTCGGGCCTCGAAATCCTATTGGCTTTGGGGGCAAGAAACGTCATTATTAAAGGCGATTCCGAGTTGGTAATAAAACAACTAACCAAGGAGTATAAGTGCGTTAGTGAAAACTTTGCAAAGTATTACGTAAAAGCAACGGGTTTACTAGCCAATTTCGACCAAGCAGGAATCGGCCACATACCTAGGATAAGCAATCAAGAAGCTAATGAGTTAGCACAAATTGCCTCTGGGTATATGGTAGATAAAAATATACTGAAGGAATTGGTTAGGATCAAAGAAAAGTTGAATCCTTTAGATCTCGACATCATGGTTATCGACAACCTAACACCTagcgattggagaaagccaattgtcgactACTTGCAGAACCCTGTGCGAACTACAGAAATGCTTGAGTGA